From the genome of Pantoea alfalfae, one region includes:
- the serS gene encoding serine--tRNA ligase: MLDPNLLRNEPDAVAEKLARRGYKLDVETLRSLEERRKVLQVETENLQAERNSRSKSIGQAKARGEDIEPLRQEVNALGERLDAAKAELDELQNQIRDFALALPNIPADEVPLGKDDSENQEVSRWGTPREFSFQVKDHVELGEAAKGLDFAAAVKLTGSRFVVMQGQIARLHRALSQFMIDLHTEQHGYLETYVPYLVNHETLYGTGQLPKFGEDLFHTRPLEEQSDSSNYALIPTAEVPLTNLMRDEIVEEDSLPVKLTAHTPCFRSEAGSYGRDTRGLIRMHQFDKVEMVQIVTPEQSMDALEELTGHAEKVLQLLNLPYRKVLLCTGDMGFGSTKTYDLEVWLPAQNTYREISSCSNMGDFQARRMQARYRNKQEKKPRLVHTLNGSGLAVGRTLVAVLENYQQEDGRITVPEVLRPYMNGVDIIG, translated from the coding sequence ATGCTCGATCCCAATCTGCTGCGTAACGAGCCAGACGCAGTCGCAGAAAAACTGGCACGCCGGGGATACAAACTGGATGTGGAAACGCTGCGTTCGCTTGAAGAGCGTCGCAAAGTACTGCAGGTGGAAACTGAAAATCTGCAGGCAGAGCGTAATTCCCGATCCAAATCCATCGGTCAGGCCAAAGCACGTGGGGAAGACATCGAGCCGCTGCGTCAGGAAGTGAACGCGCTGGGCGAACGCCTGGATGCCGCAAAAGCAGAACTGGATGAACTGCAGAATCAAATCCGTGACTTTGCGCTGGCGCTGCCGAACATTCCGGCAGATGAAGTGCCGCTGGGCAAAGATGACAGCGAAAACCAGGAAGTGAGCCGATGGGGTACACCGCGCGAATTCAGCTTCCAGGTTAAAGATCACGTTGAGCTGGGTGAAGCGGCGAAAGGTCTGGATTTTGCGGCTGCCGTTAAACTGACCGGTTCGCGCTTTGTGGTCATGCAGGGGCAGATTGCCCGCCTGCACCGTGCACTGAGTCAGTTTATGATTGACCTGCACACTGAGCAGCATGGCTACCTTGAAACCTACGTGCCTTACCTCGTTAACCACGAAACGCTTTATGGTACCGGACAGCTGCCTAAGTTTGGCGAAGACCTGTTCCATACCCGTCCGCTGGAAGAGCAGTCAGACAGCAGCAACTATGCGTTGATTCCTACCGCGGAAGTGCCGCTGACCAACCTGATGCGCGACGAGATCGTGGAAGAGGATAGCCTGCCGGTTAAACTGACCGCGCATACGCCATGCTTCCGTTCTGAAGCGGGTTCTTACGGTCGTGACACGCGCGGCCTGATCCGTATGCACCAGTTCGACAAAGTTGAAATGGTGCAGATTGTCACTCCGGAACAGTCAATGGATGCGTTGGAAGAGCTGACTGGTCATGCAGAGAAAGTGCTGCAGCTGCTGAATCTGCCGTATCGTAAGGTTTTACTCTGTACTGGCGATATGGGCTTTGGATCGACCAAAACCTACGATCTGGAAGTCTGGCTGCCAGCGCAGAATACCTATCGTGAGATTTCATCCTGTTCCAACATGGGTGATTTCCAGGCGCGTCGTATGCAGGCGCGTTATCGCAACAAACAGGAAAAGAAACCGCGTCTGGTTCATACCCTGAATGGCTCAGGTCTGGCCGTAGGCCGTACTTTGGTCGCGGTGCTGGAGAACTATCAGCAGGAAGATGGCCGCATCACCGTACCTGAAGTTTTACGCCCCTACATGAATGGCGTTGATATCATCGGCTAA